In the Desulfomicrobium apsheronum genome, one interval contains:
- a CDS encoding beta strand repeat-containing protein, which produces TVTAVADIVADTQTVDEDGDVTTNLLSNDSFEGTPVISSVTQGTNGTVTIVDANAGTVKYTPGANFNGTDSYTYTVTSGGVTETATVNVTINQIDDPATIGGDISGSGVEDGGAIAGTLTASDAADGLTDGTIFSVTTAAGNGMASIDAASGAWTYTPNADYNGSDSFVVTITDDDGNTTTQTINLTVTAVTDIAADTQTVEEDEDVTTNLLGNDSFDNAGRTITSVGAASNGTVEIVDAALGTVKYTPNVNFNGSDSYTYTVTSGGVTETATVNVTVIQVNDPAVFGGNTSGSGAEDGGDITGTLTVSDTADGMTTPNFRIETGDGPSHGTATINATTGTWSYTPTADYNGVDSFTVSVTDDDGNVETQTINLTVTAVADIAADTQTVDEDGDVTTNLLSNDSFEGTPVITSVTQGTHGAVVNNGDGTITYTPNANYHGADSYTYTVTSPTGVTETATVNVTVNPVVDLVAADDSFSGAEDTTISGSVAGNDATTSGGALSFSKATDPGHGMVMVNADGTFTYTPVADYNGMDSFTYTVTDAASGETQIRTVNLNVTLVADIAADSVSTNADTSIITNVLGNDTFEGIPVVSVENGDGPAHGVVTVNPDGTVTYTPDRDYFGPDEFTYTVTSGGVTETAVVSVTVARPVYTNNGGGTPVVSTLPGAGSLDSQAGMNRPLTLVRTSQSGISFDQRILARPLELSEFPRRLEVAYVQWINLWRDDQPHTSVDIPPEALSVLTGTEIRSEARQSDGSPLPFWVRFDQDARALRVTVPSELDREGVTVKVWFWDEKGNEAVVSITLNLDRDATEDSVEDASQLGQWNTEQNYSARPGQTDSVALSLEKRLDEQGSSKDEPGSSADIHDVRVPSAGESHEVMKGGAVPARTSFTAQLASCLLI; this is translated from the coding sequence TGACCAGCGGCGGTGTGACCGAAACGGCCACGGTCAACGTGACCATCAATCAGATCGATGATCCGGCCACCATCGGCGGCGACATCTCCGGCTCCGGTGTCGAGGACGGTGGTGCCATCGCCGGCACTCTGACGGCCTCGGACGCGGCCGACGGCCTGACTGACGGCACGATCTTCAGTGTGACCACGGCCGCTGGCAACGGCATGGCGAGCATCGACGCGGCCAGCGGAGCGTGGACCTATACGCCAAACGCCGACTACAACGGTTCCGACAGCTTCGTTGTGACCATTACCGACGATGACGGAAACACGACGACCCAGACCATCAATCTGACGGTCACGGCCGTGACGGACATCGCGGCCGACACCCAGACCGTGGAGGAGGACGAGGACGTCACGACGAATCTGCTGGGCAACGACAGCTTCGACAACGCCGGGCGCACCATCACCTCTGTTGGCGCGGCCAGCAACGGCACAGTGGAAATCGTCGATGCTGCACTGGGCACAGTCAAATACACGCCGAATGTCAACTTCAACGGCAGCGATTCCTACACCTACACGGTAACCAGCGGTGGCGTGACCGAGACAGCCACAGTCAACGTGACGGTCATTCAGGTCAATGATCCGGCCGTTTTTGGCGGTAACACCAGTGGCAGCGGCGCGGAAGATGGCGGAGATATCACCGGCACTCTGACCGTGAGCGATACCGCTGACGGCATGACAACGCCCAACTTCCGCATCGAGACGGGAGACGGCCCGAGCCACGGCACGGCGACCATCAATGCCACGACCGGTACCTGGAGTTACACACCCACGGCGGACTACAACGGAGTCGACAGCTTTACCGTGAGCGTGACCGATGACGACGGCAACGTGGAAACCCAGACCATCAATCTGACGGTCACGGCCGTGGCGGACATCGCAGCCGACACCCAGACCGTGGACGAGGACGGCGATGTCACGACGAACCTGCTGAGCAATGACAGCTTCGAAGGCACGCCGGTCATAACCAGCGTGACGCAGGGTACGCACGGTGCGGTCGTCAACAACGGTGACGGAACCATCACCTACACGCCAAACGCCAACTACCATGGTGCGGATTCCTACACCTACACAGTGACCAGCCCAACTGGCGTGACTGAAACAGCCACGGTGAACGTCACCGTCAACCCGGTGGTGGACCTCGTGGCGGCGGATGACAGTTTCTCCGGTGCAGAAGATACGACTATTTCCGGCAGCGTGGCCGGGAACGATGCCACCACTTCGGGCGGCGCGCTGAGCTTTTCCAAGGCCACGGACCCGGGCCACGGCATGGTCATGGTCAATGCCGACGGCACCTTCACCTACACACCGGTGGCAGATTACAACGGGATGGACAGCTTCACTTACACCGTGACCGATGCGGCCAGCGGTGAAACTCAGATCCGGACCGTGAACCTGAACGTTACCCTGGTGGCGGACATCGCAGCGGACAGCGTGAGCACCAACGCAGATACGTCCATCATTACCAACGTGCTCGGAAATGACACCTTTGAGGGTATTCCGGTTGTGTCAGTGGAAAACGGCGATGGTCCGGCGCATGGCGTCGTGACGGTGAACCCGGATGGCACCGTCACCTACACCCCCGACCGCGACTATTTTGGGCCCGACGAGTTCACCTATACGGTGACCAGTGGTGGGGTGACCGAAACGGCAGTGGTGAGCGTCACCGTGGCTCGACCTGTCTATACGAACAACGGTGGAGGCACTCCCGTTGTTTCCACCTTACCCGGAGCCGGTTCTTTGGATTCACAAGCCGGTATGAATCGGCCGCTGACCTTAGTCAGGACTTCCCAATCCGGAATTTCGTTCGATCAGCGAATCCTGGCTCGACCCTTGGAGTTGTCAGAATTTCCACGTCGACTGGAAGTGGCTTACGTCCAGTGGATCAACCTGTGGCGTGACGATCAGCCGCACACCTCGGTCGACATTCCTCCTGAAGCGCTGTCTGTGCTCACTGGCACGGAGATTCGCTCCGAGGCCAGGCAGTCCGATGGTTCTCCTCTGCCTTTCTGGGTCCGCTTTGACCAGGATGCCCGCGCCCTGCGAGTTACAGTACCCAGTGAACTGGACCGGGAAGGCGTGACCGTGAAAGTATGGTTCTGGGATGAAAAGGGCAACGAGGCGGTGGTCAGCATCACGTTGAATCTGGACCGCGACGCGACCGAAGATTCCGTCGAAGACGCTTCGCAACTCGGTCAGTGGAACACGGAGCAAAACTACAGCGCGCGGCCCGGGCAAACGGACAGTGTTGCCCTGTCCTTGGAGAAGCGCCTGGATGAGCAGGGCTCCTCCAAGGACGAGCCTGGCAGTTCGGCTGACATTCATGATGTGCGCGTGCCTTCTGCCGGAGAGAGTCACGAGGTCATGAAGGGGGGAGCGGTACCCGCCCGGACTTCCTTTACGGCTCAGTTGGCCTCGTGTCTGCTGATATAA